The sequence CCACCAACTGATTTTACTGCATCTAAAACTGTATAATTTTCAGGTACTTCTACTTCTTTACAATTTATAGTAATTTTTGGCATATTTTTCCTCCTCCCTATATCTTTTCTATAGCGCCAAATCTACATGTTGCATAACAAGCGCCACATTTAATACATTTTTCTTGATCAATTTCATGAGGATTTTTAATAGTACCGCTTATTGCTTCTACAGGACATACTCTAGCACATGCTGTACATCCAACACATTTTTCTTTATCTATCTTATATGTAATTAAATTCTTACATACTCCTGCTGGACATGATTTATCTAATACATGAGCCTCATATTCATCTTTGAAATAATGCATTGTAGATAATATAGGGTTAGGAGATGTTTGTCCTAAACCACATAATGCAGAATCTTTTATTGTTTCTCCTAATATTCTCATTCTTTCTAAATCATCCATTGTAGCTCTACCTGATGTTATTTTGTCTAATGTTTCTAACAATCTTACATTACCAATTCTACATGGAGTACATTTACCACATGATTCTTCAACAGAGAATTCTAAGTAGAATTTAGCAACATCTGGCATACATGTTTCTTCATCCATAACAATCATACCACCGGAACCCATCATTGATCCTAACGCAGTTAAAGTATCAAAATCAATTGGAGTATCTAAATATTCTGCTGGTATACATCCACCTGATGGGCCACCTGTTTGTACAGCTTTGAATTTTTTATTACCTCTTATTCCACCGCCTATATCAAAAATAACTTCTCTTAATGTAATTCCCATAGGAACTTCAACAAGTCCTACATTATTTACTTTACCAGCTAAAGCAAAAACTTTTGTTCCAGGTGATTTTTCTGTTCCTAAGCTTCTAAACCATTTTGCTCCTTTTAATATAATTGGAGCTACATTAGCAAAAGTTTCAACATTATTAATTATAGTTGGTTTTCCCCATAATCCTTTATTTGCTGGGAATGGTGGTTTTGTTCTTGGTTCTCCTCTATAACCTTCAATTGAAGCTAATAAAGCTGTTTCTTCACCACAAACAAATGCACCAGCACCAAGTCTTATTTCTAAATCAAATGAAAAATCTGTTCCAAATATATTTTCTCCTAATAGTCCATATTCTTTAGCTTGATTAATAGCATTTTGTAATCTT comes from Marinitoga sp. 38H-ov and encodes:
- the nuoF gene encoding NADH-quinone oxidoreductase subunit NuoF — its product is MSSYKYHVLICGGTGCTSSKSELIKDNLENLIKEKGLENDVQVVRTGCFGFCEQGPIVKFLPDNTFYVQVKPEDAEELVNEHIVKGRKVERLLYVEPTEKEKIDESKKMPFYKKQIRVALRNAGLINPDDIDEYIANDGYQALAKALSMTPEEVVEEMKESGLRGRGGGGFPTGLKWAFAQRAQGDIKYVVCNADEGDPGAFMDRSVLEGDPHSVIEGMAIAAYAIGARQGYVYIRAEYPLAVKRLQNAINQAKEYGLLGENIFGTDFSFDLEIRLGAGAFVCGEETALLASIEGYRGEPRTKPPFPANKGLWGKPTIINNVETFANVAPIILKGAKWFRSLGTEKSPGTKVFALAGKVNNVGLVEVPMGITLREVIFDIGGGIRGNKKFKAVQTGGPSGGCIPAEYLDTPIDFDTLTALGSMMGSGGMIVMDEETCMPDVAKFYLEFSVEESCGKCTPCRIGNVRLLETLDKITSGRATMDDLERMRILGETIKDSALCGLGQTSPNPILSTMHYFKDEYEAHVLDKSCPAGVCKNLITYKIDKEKCVGCTACARVCPVEAISGTIKNPHEIDQEKCIKCGACYATCRFGAIEKI